The Nostoc cf. commune SO-36 genomic sequence ACCTTGCCTACTAAGGCTTGTATTTTACAAGGTAAAGATTTTACGATTTGTGTGTACACCATAGCACGCAAGGGGAGAGTGAAAAACTGCATTTTAAACGCTTAGAGAGTAATTTATGAATGAAAAAACAGTAAAAGTGATTGAAGCGAATTTATTGCCAAAAGGGGATTATGTTTCATCAGGATTTTCCACGATTCAACCAGATTCGTGTTTCCCTAATATAATGTTGGGAAATAAATATGATTCCTTTTGGTTATACTTGCGGCGAGATATCACTCATAACTGGTACGTGGATAAGCGACAGCAGGGTGTAGGATTTGTTAGCAGAGATGAAGCTCATATTTTATACAATACAGCTTTGAAATTTCGCGGTAAAAAAGCTTTAGAAATAGGTTGCTGGATGGGTTGGTCAGCTTGCCATTTAGCTCTGGGAGGAGTAGAGCTAGATGTAATCGATCCTATGCTATCTGAACAATTATTCAATGAAAGCGTCACAGATTCGTTGAAGTGGGCAGGCGTTAAAGAATCTGTGAATTTAATGCCAGGGTTTAGCCCTGAAAAAGTAGAGGAAATTGCAAATAAATTTCAACGTAAATGGTCATTAATATTTATAGATGGCAATCATGAAGCACCTGCTCCGCTCAACGATACAATTATCTGCGAACAATTTGCAGAAGCAGATGCTTTAATTTTATTTCATGATTTGGCTTCTCCCGATGTCGGTCAAGGTTTAGACTATTTAAAAGAGAAAGGATGGAACACAATGGTGTACCATACTATGCAAATTATGGGAGTTGCATGGCGAGGAAATGTTGAGCCTGTAATACATCAGCCTGATGCTAATATTGACTGGCGCTTACCTCCACATTTAAAAGATTATCCTGTTAGCGGTTCCATTCAAACCGTGGATAAAGATAAATTTGGAGAAATTCTCAGAGCAATTCGTCCATATACTTTATTGAGTGAAGCAAAGCTGTTCTCGCTTTATAGTCAGGCAAAACAAGTATATTCTTATCTTTTTTGGCTGCCAAAAATGTTGGTACAGGCGATCGCTAGAAATAAACGTATTAAGTACGATTAGCTTTAACAATAGCAGTATTATCTATATAGACATCTTGCAAAAGTTACTTTTGCAAGATGTTTAGAAAAGGTTAAATATAAAAGGGAAAGGGAAAATTCCATCCTTTTCCCCTTTTCTATTTACCCCCGCCCTTTTCCTCAGAGGGGGCTACCTTCCCTTTTTCCCCCTTCTGCAAGAAGTCTTATCTACCGCAAAACATCGCTTCGTGAAAAAAGCTTGACGGTGAAATGCTTTTGCAGTATGTTTGTACTATAAAGGCAATCAAGTATTGTGTAAAACTTTAACACTCCCGACTACGCCAACAAAAGAGCAGAAAATAAATGAAGCTATCTAAGGTAGACTTGAGCAGTTTAGTAGCGATCGCTCACTCTGACGGATATTTGCAATTGTTGCTAGATCGAGGCGATGAACTGGTGTTTTTGGAAAATTCCAGCGCCAATACAAGCTTATGAAGGATGCAAGAACTAAACGAGGTAATCGCCGAACGCCTGCATTGCCTTTTGAAGCAGAACCAATTGTCATGCTACCAGTTATCTCTTCAATGGCTATGGCTGTAGGCTATGATCGCAACGAACACATTTTGCAAGTTGAGTTTCAAAGTGGATCTGTTTATCAGTACTTAGGCGTAGACGAGGATACTTGGGAAGATTTACATTCTTCTGACTCAATAGGCAGCTTTTTCAATCAAGAGATTAAAGGTAGATATGAGTGCGATCGTTTAAATAATGCAGATTAACTAATGACCAATTCTTCCTTGATGGTACAAGCCCCTAAATTCATTTATGGATAGATAAGTTTTAAACAATGCAGGGTTCAAGCCCCCGGATAAATCCTGGGGCATTAATTGCGAATTGCGAATTGCGAATTGCGAATTGTGCTGACTGCATATAGAGTTTTCAATAATTCTTGCGTTGTGTAGGGTTTAAATAAATACTTAAACGTAGTCCAGCAATCCTTTGTTTAGAGACAATAGAGAAAGCCTATATAATATCTACCCAGTTATAATGACTACACTTGCATCTGCTGTTAAACCAAGAGCCGAAGATAGTTTTAGCATTACCTTTGCACCATTATCTCTTGAAGAAATCTACACCAAGTCGGATGATCCAGCCAATGGTGCTGTAGTTGTAATGAGTGGCATGGTTCGCAATAAAACCGATGGTAAACCTGTGATTGCTCTAGAGTATCAAGCTTATGAACCAATGGCATTGCGGATATTTTATCAAATCGCTGCTGATATTCGCTTATCTATGTCTGATGTGAATCGAGTAGCGATTTATCATCGCATTGGACGTTTGCGAGTTGGGGAAATCAGCGTTTTAGTCGCTGTGGGTTGTCCTCATCGGCGTGAGGCGTTTGAAGCTTGCCAATATGCTATTGATACACTCAAACACAATGCCCCTATATGGAAGAAAGAACATTGGGCAGATGGTTCTAGCAGTTGGGTGAGTATTGGTGCTTGTGAAACATCAAAAGAAAATTGTTAAGGTTGCAGAGACAATTGCCTAGGCTGGTGTTTTGTCTAAAGCAAGCTAAGTTTTCAGATGCTTTAGTACTCTACCAACCCAAAATTGCTGCGTGAGGGTGGAAAAGTTTTTTCGTTTTGTCAAGTTTGTGGATATCTAGCATAGTTCCTTTGGTAGACTACTAGACTAAGAATAAAGTTTAGCTTCAAGGAGAAGAGGAAAAATTGAATCGGTTTTCTTGGGCTTGATTTTAGGGAACTTATATCAATCTCGTGCTAAATTACTAAAGCTTGGGGTTGGGAAACTCCGGTGAAATTCCGGGACTGTGCCGCAGCTGTGATGGGATTACCCAAGTCAGAATGCCAACTCTCAAGATGTCCTCAAGACACATTTACCGTCTACTCCCTGCGTTGCACGGGGAAGGAGTTACAAGTTTGCTTTCTGGATTTGCCACTTGTCCTGGCTTGTTTTATGCTACACCCGCCGCCGATGGGATATTATCTCGAATTAGAATACCAGGTGGGATTATTAGTAGTCAGCAGTGCCGTGCGATCGCAGATATAGCAGAACAGCACGGTGGCAACTATGTAGATGTGACTAATCGAGCTAATCTACAAGTCCGCGAAATCCGCACGGGGATAAATGCTGAGGTTCTGAAGTACTTACAAGATATGGGATTGGGTTCTTGCAATAGCGCTGTAGACCACATCCGTAATATTATGACCAGCCCAACTGCTGGTATCGATCCGCTAGAATTAATCGACACCCGCCCTTTTGTCCAAGATTGGGATAATTATATTGCTGCACATCCCGCGCTTTCGGGACTGTCGGCAAAATTCAGCGTTTGCTTTGATGGTGGTGGGATAATTCGCGTGTGCGATCGCTTGAATGATATCCTATTTGCTGCTGTCTTAATTGACGGTAATGTTTATTTCCGCCTCCATCTCAGTGTCGGTGCAAAGGGGCAACCGCCCAGTGATATGAGAATTTTGTTACCACCAGAGAAATGTTTGCCCGTCTTGGCAGCTTTGGCAGATGTCTATTTAGCTCATAGTAAAACGACAAGTAAGCGTCGGCTACGTCTCTTAGAGTTATTAAATACTTTAGGTTGTGAAAATTATCTCCAGGAAGTTCAGCAGCGTCTAACTTTCCCTCTTTTGTATAGTGACCTAACCCCCCAACCCCCTTCCTTATTAGGGAAGGGGGAGGAATTCTCCCCTCTCCTTGTAGGAGAGGATCTGGGGGAGAGGTTAGATGTTAAGTATCAGCATATTGGCATCCATCCCCAACGTCAGAAAGGCTTATTTTACATTGGTGTCGTCTTACCCCTTGGGCGATTGGAGAGTAGCCAGATGAGGGGTTTAGCAGATTTAGCAACGAAATACGGTAGCGGCACTCTTCGATTAACCCCCTGGCAAAATCTGCTGTTAACAGATATTCCTCAGCAATGGGTTGGCGATGTCCTCCAAGAAATTGCTTTCTTAGGATTAGATTCCTCAGCAACTAATATCAAGAGTGCATTAGTTGCTTGTTCTGGAAAAAGGGGTTGCGCCGCTTCTGCCACAGACACTAAAAGTCATGCGTTGGCATTAGCAAAGTATCTTGAAACTCGCGTTACCCTAGATTGTCCAGTTAATATCCACTTTAGCGGCTGCAAAAAATCCTGCGCCCAGCATAGCAAGAGTGATATTACTCTGCTTGGTGTCAGCATTGAGGCTGACAATGGAACTGTGGAAGGCTATCACGTTTATGTTGGTGACAGCAAGGAGAAATTCGGACGTGAACTATATCAAAATGTAACTTTTGCCGAGCTACCGGCATTAATAGAGCGGATGCTATATGTATATGAAATTCAACGTCTAAATTCTAATGAGTCCTTTGGGAAATTTGCTAATCGATATGCAGAAAAATTGAACCACAGAGGCACAGAGAACACGGAGAAATAAGAGTTTGAGAGGTATTTTGCTTGAAGAAGAATTCAGGAGTCAGAATTCAGGAGTCAGACGCTCCTGCGTCGCTAACGCTGTGCTATCGAGCGTCTGGGGTTTTAAACTCCGTTTATTCATCTACCAGTCGCACAGAATTCAATTCTGTTAGCGATAGCGGGGCGTTTAGCCCATTCTGACTCCTGACTCCTGAATTCTGTTTGATAAATCCTTTAATAAATACTTAGAAATCTGCTTCTCTTCCTCTGTGTTCTCTGCGCCTCTGCGGTTAATAACAAATCAATCCAAAATCTAAAATCCCAAATCGAATGCCCGACTACATCCGAGATGCCAACGAAATTTACCGCAATTCTTTTGCAATCATCCGGTCAGAAGCGAACCTAGATGTGCTGCCGTCAGATGTAGCAAAAGTTGCTGTGCGTCTCATTCATGCCTGTGGAATGACGGATATTGTCACTGACTTGGGATATTCAGCAACAGCAGTACAATCTGCAAGAACAGCATTAGCAGCAGGAGCGCCGATTCTGTGCGATTGCCGAATGGTTGCCGATGGCGTTACCAGACGGCGGTTGTCTGCAAATAATCAAGTTATCTGTACTCTCAATGAGCCAGAAGTGCCAGAACTTGCCCAGCGTATGGGTACTACAAGGTCGGCAGCAGCTTTAGAATTATGGCGATCACACCTTGAAGGATCAGTGATTGCAATCGGTAATGCGCCCACAGCACTATTCCGGCTGTTAGAAATGCTCGATGAAGGAGTGCCTAAACCGGCGATTATCTTAGGCTTTCCAGTGGGGTTTGTTGGTGCAGCCGAATCGAAAGCCGCACTAGCAGCAGACAGCAGGAATGTACCATTTTTAACCTTACACGGTCGGCGCGGTGGAAGTGCGATCGCAGCCGCAGCAGTTAACGCCCTGGCAACGGAGGAAGAATGAACATGAAACCCAAAGGTCGTCTTTATGGAATTGGTGTCGGCCCAGGCGATCCAGAACTATTAACCCTAAAGGCGCTGCGGCTATTACGTGCCGCTCCTGTGGTAGCTTATCAATCAGCCACAGATAAAGAAAGTATTGCTAGAGCGATCGTGGCGCAGTATCTACCTGGTAATCAAATCGAGGTATTATTTCATCTCCCCCGCGCTTTGGAACCAGAAAAAGCCAAGTCTATTTATGATAAGGAAATTGAACCAATCGCTGACCATTTAGCGGCGGGTCGAGATGTCGTAGTGCTATGCGAGGGTGATCCATTTTTCTATGGTTCATTCATGTACGTGTTCACGCGGTTATGTGACCAGTATGAAACAGAAGTTGTCCCCGGAGTTTCTTCGCTGATGGCTTGTCCGGTAGCATTGGGTGTACCTTTCACCTATTACACCGATATTCTCACAGTCTTACCCGCGCCATTACCAGCAGAAGAACTGACTACACATCTGCTGATGACCGATGCAGCAGCAATTATGAAACTAGGTCGTCACTTTACCAAAGTACGAGATATCCTGCATAAATTAGGGCTAGCATCACGGGCAAGATATATTGAGCGGGCATCAACATCACAGCAACGCATCATACCTCTGGATGAAGTTGATCCAGATAAAGTACCCTATTTCTCGATGATTCTGATTCCAACTAAGAATCGGCTATAGACCTACTTTTCTTTTTGGTAAAGGTATTGTTTAACCGATGATTTAGACTTTACCATAAAGGAATACTTCAAAAAAAGTTGATGGTTTCTAATAGCACCTTCACTCCTGATACGATCGCTGCGGGCTTTCATGCCCTATCTGACCCCCTACGAATTCAGGTCTTAGAACTCCTACGCTCTCAAGAACTATGCGTGTGCGACCTATGCGACCACCTGGGAACTACTCAGTCCAAACTGTCTTTTCACCTCAAAACCCTGAAAGAAGCGGGTTTAGTTCGCGCTCGTCAAGAAGGGCGCTGGATTTACTACAGCCTGAATTTGCCGCAGTTTGTTGCCTTAGAGCAGTATCTAGCAGAATTCCGCCGCTTTAGCCCCATATTGGCTATTCGTCCCCCCTGCGAGACTTAAATATTCATCAATTTTTTTTGTAATGTTTTGTTTACTTACAACTATCTACGGATTGACAAATCAATTTTTTTTGAAATGATAGAGATGTACTCTTAATATAACTCACAGGGGTGGGGTCAATGAAGATAGCAGCAAAGGAGGCTTTTGCACTAAGAGCGTTGGCTTTGACGAGACTAACATCCAACACATCTACTCAAAACCAGCATTTACCTTCTGTAACTGAGCTAAGAGATTCTGGTAAGGCTGCAACAGCAACAATAAAAATTGATGGTTACAGCACAGTCTATGCGATTACGCAGGCGATGGGTTATGTACCTTTACCAGATCACAGCAAACGCCTCAATTACGTTCACTTGTATCAAGGCAAAGTGGGAACCCGCATTTCTCACAAGCTCAAGGCGTTTGATGGAGCAGAAGAGAAGTAATGAGTAATGAGTAATGAGTAAAAACTTCTTACTTCTTACTCATTACTTCTCCCCGGCACTTGCACAGGCTTTAAGAGGTGTGGTGAGAAATCTGGGGGAACAGTATTTGAAGGAGAAGCAGAAATGAACTTGACAATTGGTGAGTTATTACGAAAAGAAGCTAAGTTTTAGCAATTTTTTTTGTTTTTAGGTTTATTCCCATGAGTCAGAATTCACAAGCCAGTACAGCCCGGATACAAGCAGGAAGCAATTTAAGTTTTTTTGAAAAATATCTCACCGTTTGGGTATTTTTGTGTATCTTTGTCGGAATTGCACTAGGTAGATTGTTTCCAGGAATAGCGGTAGCTCTTGATGCAATGAGTGTGTATCAAGTGTCTATTCCCATCGCAGTATGTTTGTTTTTCATGATGTATCCCATCATGGTGAAGATTGACTTCACACAAGCAGCAAATGCTATCCGCGCCCCAAAACCTGTTATTCTCACCTTGGTAGTAAACTGGTTAATTAAACCATTCACAATGGTAATATTTGCTCAGTTTTTCTTAGGATGGTTATTTCGTCCTTTGATTACCGGAACTGAGATCATTAGCGGTAGCGAAGTAGCGCTGGCGAATTCTTATATTGCTGGCACTATTTTACTAGGAATTGCTCCTTGTACAGCAATGGTACTGTTGTGGGGATATCTTTCTTACGGCAACCAGGGACACACCTTAATAATGGTGGCAGTAAATTCTCTGGCGATGCTGTTCTTATACGCACCATTGGGTAGATGGTTATTAGCGGCGAATGATTTAACCGTGCCCTGGCAAACTATTGTTTTATCAGTAGTGATTTATGTTGGGTTTCCCCTAGTGGCGGGAATGTACAGCCGTTACTGGATTTTTAAATATAAAGGTACAGAGTGGTTTGAAAGACGATTTTTAAAGTATCTGACTCCAGTTTCGATTACTGCTCTATTGCTAACATTGGTACTGCTATTTGCATTCAAGGGTGAACTAATTGTTAAAAATCCCTTGCATATATTGTTAATTGCCGTACCACTATTTATCCAAACTAATTTCATTTTCTTAATTAGTTATGTAGCAGCATTGAAGATGAATTTATCCTACGAAGATGCCGCACCAGCCGCATTAATTGGAGCAAGTAATCATTTTGAAGTTGCTATTGCCACTGCTGTGATGCTATTTGGTTTAAATTCAGGTGCAGCACTGGCTACAGTGGTAGGGGTTTTAATTGAAGTGCCAGTAATGTTGATGCTGGTTGAGCTTTGTAAACGCACAGCAGCTTGGTTTCCACGGGAACCGGAAAAAGCAACATTGCAAGATCCGCGCTGTTTTGATGTCTTAAAATGACCACAATTTTTAGCAATCTAAGGCTCGAAGCAATGGAGCAAGAAACAATTCAACCGATTTCAGAAAACTTGTGGTGGGTGATTCCAAGGAAACTAGCAGGTGTTCGTAAGCCCATAGCAGAAGAGTTGACAGAGTTACGGGCTACTGGCGTTGGTGCGATCGTCTCTGTTATGGATGACCCCTCTAACTTAGATTTGTATCAACGAGCAAACATTCCTTGTCTTTGGTTGCCAATTAAAGGTGGCACGACACCCAGCCAGGAGCAACTTCAGGATTTACAAAATTTCGTTGACAATCAAAATAACCTTGGCAATGGTGTTGCAATTCATTGCACTAATGGCAGACGGCGAACAGGGACAATGCTAGCTTCTTACTTGATTTGTAGTGGCTCATCTTATAACGATGCAATCAAGACAATTGAGCGTGCAAACCCCGAAATAGAACTGCGAGAAACCCAACATAACTTTTTACAAGAATTAGAGCGAGTTAAACAAAAAATATAGCTCACCTGCCAATTGTTAGTGGTAATAAAACAAGTAGAGAACAAACCTGAAGAGCCAAAATTATTACCTTTTCAAAATTAGTTTTAATGCGATTTCTAGAGTATTGAACTAAATAATCACATTTTGTTAATTAATTAGCGGTAGGAAAATTGATGAAAATTCGGATTGGGATTAATGGATTTGGTAGGATTGGACGGCTGGCTCTGCGTGCTGCCTGGGGTTGGCCAGAATTAGAATTTGTCCATATCAATGAGATTAAAGGCGGGGCAGTAACAGCCGCTCATTTGCTCAAATTTGATTCTGTTCACGGGCGTTGGACACCAGAAGTAGAAGCACACGGCGATCGCATTCTCATTGATGGTACACCTCTGAGTTTTAGCGAACATTCCCAACCTGGTGAAGTCCCTTGGGAAGATTTAGGCGTTGATGTAGTGCTGGAATGCTCCGGCAAGTTTAGGACTCCTGCTACCTTAGATCCGTATTTTAAGCGGGGAGTACAGAAGGTAATTGTGGCTGCTCCGGTGAAGGAAGAAGCCTTGAATATTGTTATGGGAGTTAACGACCAACTTTATGAGCCAGAGAAGCATCATCTGTTAACTGCGGCTTCTTGTACAACTAACTGTTTAGCCCCAGTAGTGAAGGTGATCCATGAAGGTTTGGGGATTAAACATGGAATTATCACCACAATCCATGACAACACCAATACTCAAACCATCGTAGATGCTCCTCATAAGGATCTGCGTCGGGCAAGAGCTACGAGTTTATCTCTGATTCCTACCACTACTGGATCGGCAACTGCGATCGGGTTGATTTATCCCGAACTCAACGGCAAACTCAATGGTTTGGCAGTACGAGTACCACTGCTCAATGCTTCTTTGACAGACTGTGTGTTTGAAGTTGTGCGACCCACAACCGTAGAAGAAATTAACAGCTTGCTAAAAACAGCTTCCGAGCAAGCACCGCTTAAAGGAATTCTGGGATATGAAGAGCGTCCTTTAGTCTCTATCGACTACAAAGACGATCCTCGGTCTTCCATCATTGATGCCCTCTCCACAATGGTGGTAAATGAGACGCAAGTAAAAATCCTGGCTTGGTATGACAACGAATGGGGCTATGCCAACCGAATGGTTGAACTCGCCCGTAAAGTGGCTTTGAATCTGAAGAATTAAAAGTAATTGGGCATGGGGCATTGGGCATTGGGCATAGCCAATACTCAATAGTTATTCTTCCCCTGCTTCCTCATCCTCCCTCATCTCCCTTATCTCCCTCATGGCTTCTACTACAGCTCATAGTGCCAATTTCAAGAACTATATCCTAGTCACCCTCGCCTACTGGGGTTTCACCCTCACCGATGGTGCGCTGCGAATGCTGGTGTTGCTATATTTCAACCAAATTGGCTATACACCGATACAAATTGCCTTTCTATTCCTGTTCTACGAAGTCTTCGGAGTTGTCACAAACTTTTTCGGCGGTTGGATTGGTTCCCAGTTTGGATTGAAGGTAACGCTTTATAGCGGTATCGGATTACAGATTTTTTCTTTAGTTATGCTGTCCTTCCTCAATCCAAATTGGGCACAGTGGATTGCAGTCGGTTATGTGATGGTGGCACAGGCATTTTCTGGGATTGCCAAAGACTTAACCAAAATGAGTTCTAAAAGTGCCATTCGGTTGGTAGTACCCCAGGATGCCCAATCATCTTTGTTTAAATGGGTAGCAGTGCTGACGGGTTCTAAAAATGCCCTCAAAGGAGTTGGCTTTTTTATTGGTAGCGCTCTTTTGGCTGCGGTTGGCTTTATCAATTCCCTGTGGATTATGGCAGGGGGACTTTCCCTGATTATGTTTTCTGGATTAATGCTTCCCAAAGGGATGGGCAAAATCAAGAAGAAAATCAAGTTTAGTCAACTGTTTTCTAAGAGTGAAGAGATTAATATTCTTTCTGCTGCTCGATTTTTTCTCTTTGGCTCTAGAGATGTGTGGTTTGTTGTGGGATTGCCAGTATTTTTGCGTGAGATTTTGGGTTGGTCGTTCTATCAGGTTGGTGGATTCTTGGCTTGTTGGGTAATTGGCTATGGCGTTATTCAGTTCTTAGCACCAACGCTGATTCAGCGATTTGGTTCTGGTCGTCCGCCACAATCAAAGACTATCCAATTCTGGACATTTATTCTAACAGCAGTTCCAGCCGCGATCGCTCTTGCTCTCCAATTAGGTGTAAGAGCCGATATTGCGATTGTTGGCGGACTCCTGATTTTTGGCGTTGTGTTTGCCTTCAACTCAGCAGTTCACTCTTATTTAGTGTTGGCCTTTACTGATGATGACAAGGTAGCGCTGAACGTTGGTTTTTACTACATGGCAAACTCTGGTGGTCGATTAGCTGGAACTGTTTTATCAGGTTTGATATATCAGTTTTTCGGGTTAGTGGGCTGTTTGTGGACATCTATGTTTTTTGTACTAGCAGCAGCATTGATTACTCTGAAGCTACCCGATCCCGAACCGAGCAAAGCGATCGCCTGGAAAGCAGGAGATGGAGACTAAAACATTTGTCAAGTGCTAAATAATTTGTTCGCTGGCAAAATTATTTGGCATTTGACATTTATAGGATTTACGCATGAGTTACGGAATAACGAACCACAGAGGCACGGAGGGCACGGAGAAATCAGAGTTTGAGAGATATTTTGCGTAAGTCCTAATTGACTTAGGTAGCAAAGATAAAGCAGTCTTCCCTGCTTTCTAACTAGTTTTTATTTTGGTAGCTCTACAGTTATCTGTCCCAGCTATTAATTTGTATCCTTGACATCTTTATGACGACATTTGACCATCCCCCCAGAATTTTGTTTTTGTATGGTTCTCTGCGTGAGCGTTCCTATAGCCGCCTTTTGGCAGAAGAAGCCGCACGCATCATTGAAGAATTTGGCGCAGAGGTAAAGTTTTTCGATCCCCGCGAATTACCGATTTACGGTAGCGTACCTGACACCCACCCAAAGGTGCAGGAGTTGCGCCAATTAAGCCTGTGGTCGGAGGGGCAGGTCTGGTGCAGCCCGGAGCGTCACGGCCAGATCACCGGCATCATGAAGATCCAGATCGACTGGATGCCGCTGAGGATCGGTGCCGTGCGCCCGACGCAAGGGCGAACGCTGGCGGTCATGCAGGTGTGCGGCGGATCGCAGTCGTTCAACGCCGTCAACACGCTGCGCGTTCTTGGGCGCTGGATGCGGATGGTCACGATCCCGAACCAGTCTTCAGTGGCTAAAGCATATCAGGAGTTTAACGAAGACGGGACTATGAAAGATTCGCCCTACCGCGATCGCGTTGTTGATGTGATGGAAGAACTTTACAAGTTTTCCTTGCTATTGCGTGACAAAGTTGATTATCTCACAGACCGCTACAGCGAACGTAAAGAAAAAGCTGCCAAAGAGACAATCAAGATAGCTTCTCAATCTCTGGAAGTCCTTAATAAAACAAATTGACTATCCAAAAAAAGATAACCTCCTGGCAGATTGAACCAGGAGATTTAAAAAAATTGATTCATCTTTACAAGCGTTGTAGCAGGCTCAAACCGTGGGTGTCAGTACCACAGGTATTGAGGAGAAAGTATTCATCAGCTAACTTTTGCACTTGTTCTGATTCCAATACGCTGGGTTTCCAGGGGTTAGGGTTATTGTAGGCGTAGAAAGTTTCTACACCATCAATCCCCTTTTGGGATGCAGCTGGAATT encodes the following:
- a CDS encoding class I SAM-dependent methyltransferase, with the protein product MNEKTVKVIEANLLPKGDYVSSGFSTIQPDSCFPNIMLGNKYDSFWLYLRRDITHNWYVDKRQQGVGFVSRDEAHILYNTALKFRGKKALEIGCWMGWSACHLALGGVELDVIDPMLSEQLFNESVTDSLKWAGVKESVNLMPGFSPEKVEEIANKFQRKWSLIFIDGNHEAPAPLNDTIICEQFAEADALILFHDLASPDVGQGLDYLKEKGWNTMVYHTMQIMGVAWRGNVEPVIHQPDANIDWRLPPHLKDYPVSGSIQTVDKDKFGEILRAIRPYTLLSEAKLFSLYSQAKQVYSYLFWLPKMLVQAIARNKRIKYD
- a CDS encoding molybdenum cofactor biosynthesis protein MoaE, which gives rise to MTTLASAVKPRAEDSFSITFAPLSLEEIYTKSDDPANGAVVVMSGMVRNKTDGKPVIALEYQAYEPMALRIFYQIAADIRLSMSDVNRVAIYHRIGRLRVGEISVLVAVGCPHRREAFEACQYAIDTLKHNAPIWKKEHWADGSSSWVSIGACETSKENC
- the cobG gene encoding precorrin-3B synthase; this translates as MPTLKMSSRHIYRLLPALHGEGVTSLLSGFATCPGLFYATPAADGILSRIRIPGGIISSQQCRAIADIAEQHGGNYVDVTNRANLQVREIRTGINAEVLKYLQDMGLGSCNSAVDHIRNIMTSPTAGIDPLELIDTRPFVQDWDNYIAAHPALSGLSAKFSVCFDGGGIIRVCDRLNDILFAAVLIDGNVYFRLHLSVGAKGQPPSDMRILLPPEKCLPVLAALADVYLAHSKTTSKRRLRLLELLNTLGCENYLQEVQQRLTFPLLYSDLTPQPPSLLGKGEEFSPLLVGEDLGERLDVKYQHIGIHPQRQKGLFYIGVVLPLGRLESSQMRGLADLATKYGSGTLRLTPWQNLLLTDIPQQWVGDVLQEIAFLGLDSSATNIKSALVACSGKRGCAASATDTKSHALALAKYLETRVTLDCPVNIHFSGCKKSCAQHSKSDITLLGVSIEADNGTVEGYHVYVGDSKEKFGRELYQNVTFAELPALIERMLYVYEIQRLNSNESFGKFANRYAEKLNHRGTENTEK
- a CDS encoding precorrin-8X methylmutase; translated protein: MPDYIRDANEIYRNSFAIIRSEANLDVLPSDVAKVAVRLIHACGMTDIVTDLGYSATAVQSARTALAAGAPILCDCRMVADGVTRRRLSANNQVICTLNEPEVPELAQRMGTTRSAAALELWRSHLEGSVIAIGNAPTALFRLLEMLDEGVPKPAIILGFPVGFVGAAESKAALAADSRNVPFLTLHGRRGGSAIAAAAVNALATEEE
- a CDS encoding precorrin-2 C(20)-methyltransferase; its protein translation is MKPKGRLYGIGVGPGDPELLTLKALRLLRAAPVVAYQSATDKESIARAIVAQYLPGNQIEVLFHLPRALEPEKAKSIYDKEIEPIADHLAAGRDVVVLCEGDPFFYGSFMYVFTRLCDQYETEVVPGVSSLMACPVALGVPFTYYTDILTVLPAPLPAEELTTHLLMTDAAAIMKLGRHFTKVRDILHKLGLASRARYIERASTSQQRIIPLDEVDPDKVPYFSMILIPTKNRL
- a CDS encoding ArsR/SmtB family transcription factor, whose translation is MVSNSTFTPDTIAAGFHALSDPLRIQVLELLRSQELCVCDLCDHLGTTQSKLSFHLKTLKEAGLVRARQEGRWIYYSLNLPQFVALEQYLAEFRRFSPILAIRPPCET
- the arsB gene encoding ACR3 family arsenite efflux transporter — encoded protein: MSQNSQASTARIQAGSNLSFFEKYLTVWVFLCIFVGIALGRLFPGIAVALDAMSVYQVSIPIAVCLFFMMYPIMVKIDFTQAANAIRAPKPVILTLVVNWLIKPFTMVIFAQFFLGWLFRPLITGTEIISGSEVALANSYIAGTILLGIAPCTAMVLLWGYLSYGNQGHTLIMVAVNSLAMLFLYAPLGRWLLAANDLTVPWQTIVLSVVIYVGFPLVAGMYSRYWIFKYKGTEWFERRFLKYLTPVSITALLLTLVLLFAFKGELIVKNPLHILLIAVPLFIQTNFIFLISYVAALKMNLSYEDAAPAALIGASNHFEVAIATAVMLFGLNSGAALATVVGVLIEVPVMLMLVELCKRTAAWFPREPEKATLQDPRCFDVLK
- a CDS encoding phosphatase domain-containing putative toxin; amino-acid sequence: MTTIFSNLRLEAMEQETIQPISENLWWVIPRKLAGVRKPIAEELTELRATGVGAIVSVMDDPSNLDLYQRANIPCLWLPIKGGTTPSQEQLQDLQNFVDNQNNLGNGVAIHCTNGRRRTGTMLASYLICSGSSYNDAIKTIERANPEIELRETQHNFLQELERVKQKI
- a CDS encoding ArsJ-associated glyceraldehyde-3-phosphate dehydrogenase — translated: MKIRIGINGFGRIGRLALRAAWGWPELEFVHINEIKGGAVTAAHLLKFDSVHGRWTPEVEAHGDRILIDGTPLSFSEHSQPGEVPWEDLGVDVVLECSGKFRTPATLDPYFKRGVQKVIVAAPVKEEALNIVMGVNDQLYEPEKHHLLTAASCTTNCLAPVVKVIHEGLGIKHGIITTIHDNTNTQTIVDAPHKDLRRARATSLSLIPTTTGSATAIGLIYPELNGKLNGLAVRVPLLNASLTDCVFEVVRPTTVEEINSLLKTASEQAPLKGILGYEERPLVSIDYKDDPRSSIIDALSTMVVNETQVKILAWYDNEWGYANRMVELARKVALNLKN